One window of Halopelagius longus genomic DNA carries:
- a CDS encoding helical backbone metal receptor, with the protein MEGDPERAREAEGGPRVVSLAPSSTATLAAMGAEDAVVGVTAHCELDRPVVGGWLNPDYDRIAELDPDLVCTSDGLQADVRDELLDRGFEVCHVEPDGLAAVVDSFETLGRAVGRPEAGAELAAEARDRLAAVRDTVAAELGGRPRPVVYCEEWSDPPMAAGNWVPEAVEAAGGRYPFVSPGERSREVSRSAVEVEGPDHVVLHVCGHGDRVDPESFRARGWDVDADVHVVDDDLLNQPSPRLVEGVETLSTLLHDDE; encoded by the coding sequence ATGGAGGGCGACCCGGAGAGAGCACGCGAGGCCGAGGGGGGACCGCGCGTCGTATCGCTCGCGCCGAGTTCGACGGCGACGCTCGCGGCGATGGGCGCCGAGGACGCAGTCGTCGGCGTCACGGCGCACTGCGAGTTGGACAGGCCGGTCGTCGGCGGGTGGTTGAACCCGGACTACGACCGCATCGCCGAACTGGACCCCGACCTCGTCTGCACGAGCGACGGCCTGCAGGCGGACGTCCGCGACGAACTCCTCGACCGCGGGTTCGAGGTCTGCCACGTCGAACCCGACGGGTTGGCGGCCGTCGTCGACTCCTTCGAGACGCTGGGTCGCGCCGTCGGGCGACCGGAGGCGGGGGCCGAACTCGCCGCGGAGGCGCGGGACCGACTCGCCGCCGTCCGCGACACCGTCGCCGCCGAACTCGGGGGCCGTCCGCGCCCGGTGGTCTACTGCGAGGAGTGGTCCGACCCGCCGATGGCCGCGGGCAACTGGGTCCCCGAGGCGGTGGAGGCGGCGGGCGGGCGGTACCCGTTCGTCTCGCCCGGCGAACGCTCCCGAGAGGTGTCTCGCTCCGCGGTCGAAGTCGAGGGCCCGGACCACGTCGTGTTGCACGTCTGCGGCCACGGCGACAGGGTGGACCCCGAGTCGTTCCGCGCCCGCGGGTGGGACGTCGACGCCGACGTTCACGTCGTCGACGACGACCTGTTGAACCAACCGAGTCCCCGCCTCGTCGAGGGCGTCGAGACGCTCTCGACGCTCCTTCACGACGACGAGTGA
- a CDS encoding transcription initiation factor IIB yields MSEKSTFTRRTARTREEPQERTGEERSADSAGEKWGRPADESETESETTDEELTCPECGGNVITDDEHGETVCDDCGLVITEDSVDRGPEWRAFDAQEKDSKSRVGAPTTNTMHDKGLSTNIDWRDKDAYGNSLSSNQRQKMQRLRKWNERFRTRDSKERNLKQALGEIDRMASALGLPENVRETASVIYRRALDDDLLPGRSIEGVATSCTYAAARMAGVPRSLDEITDVSRVEKSEVARTYRYIARELSLEVKPADPEQYVPRFASELGLSDESKMRARQLLKNAKEKGVHSGKSPVGLAAAAVYAAALLTNEKTTQAAVSDVADISEVTIRNRYHELLEAEDSIGLA; encoded by the coding sequence ATGAGCGAGAAGAGCACCTTCACTCGCAGAACTGCGAGAACGAGAGAGGAACCGCAAGAGCGGACCGGCGAGGAACGAAGCGCCGACTCCGCGGGAGAGAAGTGGGGGCGACCGGCGGACGAATCCGAGACGGAGTCGGAGACGACCGACGAGGAGCTAACGTGTCCGGAGTGCGGCGGCAACGTCATCACCGACGACGAACACGGAGAGACCGTCTGTGACGACTGCGGCCTCGTCATCACCGAGGACTCCGTGGACCGCGGCCCCGAGTGGCGCGCCTTCGACGCCCAAGAGAAGGACAGCAAGTCCCGCGTCGGCGCGCCGACGACGAACACGATGCACGACAAGGGGCTGTCGACCAACATCGACTGGCGCGACAAGGACGCGTACGGCAACTCGCTGTCGTCGAACCAGCGCCAGAAGATGCAGCGTCTCCGCAAGTGGAACGAGCGATTCCGCACCCGCGACTCCAAGGAGCGCAACCTGAAGCAGGCGCTCGGCGAGATCGACCGGATGGCCTCCGCGTTGGGCCTGCCCGAGAACGTCCGCGAGACGGCGTCGGTCATCTACCGCCGCGCGCTGGACGACGACCTGCTGCCGGGACGCTCCATCGAGGGCGTCGCCACGTCCTGTACGTACGCCGCCGCGCGGATGGCCGGCGTCCCGCGTTCCCTCGACGAGATTACGGACGTCTCCCGCGTCGAGAAGAGCGAAGTCGCCCGAACGTACCGATACATCGCCCGCGAACTGTCGCTCGAAGTCAAGCCCGCCGACCCCGAGCAGTACGTCCCGCGCTTCGCTTCGGAGCTGGGACTCTCCGACGAGTCGAAGATGCGCGCGCGCCAACTGCTGAAGAACGCAAAGGAGAAGGGCGTCCACTCGGGCAAGTCGCCGGTCGGCCTCGCGGCCGCCGCCGTCTACGCCGCCGCCCTCCTCACGAACGAGAAGACGACGCAGGCCGCCGTCAGCGACGTTGCGGACATCTCCGAGGTCACCATCCGCAACCGCTACCACGAACTCCTCGAAGCCGAGGACAGCATCGGCCTCGCCTGA
- a CDS encoding SPFH domain-containing protein: MDPVTLQLGLGFGSFAVGLLVLLLAVVTVYQMVEIVDAYEKKALTVFGEYRKLLEPGINFIPPFVSRTYAFDMRTQTLDVPRQEAITRDNSPVTADAVVYIKVMDAKKAFLEVDDYKKAVSNLAQTTLRAVLGDMELDDTLNKRQEINARIRKELDEPTDEWGVRVESVEVREVNPSQDVQQAMEQQTSAERRRRAMILEAQGERRSAVETAEGEKQSNIIRAQGEKQSQILEAQGDAISTVLRAKSAESMGERAIIEKGMETLETIGQGESTTFVLPQELTSLLGRYGRQLSNSDVQEQAGLDSLDFDAETRELIGLDDIEEILGQIDEAAEMDVEELEQEAQAIKEGADPDIKSADEIITEADAEDKADIRDSEEVVDDGSGDAAAGTSAGGTAPDEDAEVERELE; encoded by the coding sequence TTGGACCCCGTAACACTCCAACTCGGTCTCGGTTTCGGATCGTTCGCCGTCGGACTGTTAGTCCTCCTTCTCGCGGTCGTCACCGTCTACCAGATGGTGGAGATCGTCGACGCCTACGAGAAGAAGGCGCTGACCGTGTTCGGCGAGTACCGAAAACTGCTCGAACCGGGGATCAACTTCATCCCGCCGTTCGTCTCGCGGACGTACGCCTTCGACATGCGGACGCAGACGCTCGACGTGCCCCGGCAGGAGGCCATCACGCGCGACAACTCACCGGTCACCGCCGACGCCGTCGTCTACATCAAGGTGATGGACGCGAAGAAGGCGTTCCTCGAAGTCGACGACTACAAGAAGGCCGTGTCGAACCTCGCGCAGACGACGCTCCGCGCCGTGCTGGGTGACATGGAACTCGACGACACGCTGAACAAGCGCCAGGAGATCAACGCGCGCATCCGGAAGGAACTCGACGAACCCACCGACGAGTGGGGCGTCCGCGTCGAGAGCGTCGAGGTCCGCGAGGTCAACCCCTCCCAAGACGTCCAGCAGGCGATGGAGCAACAGACCTCCGCGGAACGCCGCCGCCGCGCGATGATTCTCGAAGCGCAGGGTGAGCGTCGCTCCGCCGTCGAGACGGCCGAGGGTGAGAAGCAGTCGAACATCATCCGCGCGCAGGGTGAAAAGCAGAGCCAGATCCTCGAAGCGCAGGGTGACGCCATCTCGACGGTCCTCCGCGCGAAGTCCGCCGAGTCGATGGGCGAACGCGCCATCATCGAGAAGGGCATGGAGACGCTCGAAACCATCGGGCAGGGCGAGTCCACGACGTTCGTCCTCCCGCAGGAGCTCACCTCGCTCCTCGGCCGCTACGGCCGCCAACTCTCCAACAGCGACGTGCAGGAACAGGCCGGCCTCGACAGCCTCGACTTCGACGCCGAGACGCGGGAGCTCATCGGCTTAGACGACATCGAGGAGATTCTCGGCCAGATAGACGAAGCCGCCGAGATGGACGTCGAGGAACTCGAACAGGAGGCGCAGGCCATCAAGGAGGGCGCAGACCCCGACATCAAGAGCGCAGACGAGATAATCACGGAGGCCGACGCGGAGGACAAAGCGGACATCCGCGACTCCGAGGAGGTCGTAGACGACGGTTCGGGTGACGCGGCCGCCGGAACGTCGGCGGGCGGGACCGCGCCCGACGAGGACGCGGAGGTCGAACGAGAGCTCGAATAG
- a CDS encoding flippase-like domain-containing protein, with translation MGRPTAGDAVDASRAVEVSVVLPAYNEESTIERTVETTLSALSSFLPDDAFEVIVAEDGCSDRTPELAEEMAAADRRVRHFHSDERLGRGGALEHAFEAADGDVLVYFDTDLATDMRHLEELVERVRSGDCDVATGSRWMPENVADRPAKRGVPSRAYNGLVRLFLRSDLRDHQCGFKAFSREVFETLRDDVEDAHWFWDTEMLVRAQREGFEVEEFAVDWTPKGDTKVDLVRDVFGMGSQILRAWWQLSVRPRITRRVALVAGAVLTVAAMLLMTQYIDFGAVLSEVRQADVAFVAVATVVYLLSWPVRGVRYRDILEELGYREKAGFLTGAVFISQTGNLVFPARAGDLIRAYVVKARRGIPYPTGFASLAAERVFDLLTIAGMAGVVLVGYTATGQTAELAETLVGAEGAGRVAVVVATLVGLAAVAAVAVIALTARSDNNFAGTLVRRASSDSYAEYVAGVVERFAGDLQTVAGTRRGFARVGASSVVIWTLDVITAVIILAAFDPGLGLVELLAVGFFAVSVGNLAKVLPLSPGGVGLYEGAFTLLVIGLTPVGYPIAIGAAVLDHAVKNVVTIIGGYASMIGLNVSLTTAVEETRDVKDSPEAAAKLDDD, from the coding sequence ATGGGTCGTCCGACCGCAGGCGACGCGGTCGACGCTTCACGCGCCGTCGAAGTGAGCGTCGTCCTGCCCGCCTACAACGAAGAGAGCACGATCGAACGGACCGTCGAGACGACACTCTCGGCGCTCTCTTCGTTCCTCCCCGACGACGCCTTCGAGGTCATCGTCGCCGAAGACGGCTGTTCGGACCGAACGCCCGAACTGGCCGAGGAGATGGCCGCCGCCGACCGACGCGTCCGCCACTTCCACAGCGACGAACGGTTGGGCCGCGGCGGCGCACTCGAACACGCCTTCGAGGCGGCCGACGGCGACGTTCTCGTCTACTTCGACACCGACCTCGCGACGGACATGCGCCACCTCGAAGAACTGGTCGAACGCGTGCGCTCGGGCGACTGCGACGTCGCCACCGGGTCGCGGTGGATGCCGGAGAACGTCGCCGACCGGCCCGCCAAGCGCGGCGTGCCGAGTCGCGCGTACAACGGCCTCGTGCGCCTCTTCCTCCGCTCCGACCTCCGAGACCACCAGTGCGGCTTCAAGGCGTTCTCGCGGGAGGTGTTCGAGACGCTTCGCGACGACGTGGAGGACGCACACTGGTTCTGGGACACGGAGATGCTCGTCCGCGCCCAACGCGAGGGGTTCGAAGTCGAGGAGTTCGCCGTCGATTGGACGCCGAAGGGCGACACGAAAGTCGACCTCGTCCGCGACGTGTTCGGCATGGGGAGCCAGATACTCCGCGCGTGGTGGCAACTGTCCGTTCGCCCGCGCATCACCCGCAGAGTCGCGTTGGTCGCCGGTGCGGTGTTGACCGTCGCCGCGATGCTCCTCATGACGCAGTACATCGACTTCGGGGCCGTCCTCTCGGAGGTCAGGCAGGCCGACGTGGCGTTCGTCGCCGTCGCCACCGTCGTCTACCTCCTCTCGTGGCCGGTCCGCGGCGTCCGCTACCGCGACATCCTCGAAGAGTTGGGCTACCGGGAGAAGGCGGGGTTCCTCACCGGCGCGGTGTTCATCAGTCAGACCGGGAACCTCGTGTTCCCCGCGCGGGCGGGCGACCTCATCCGCGCGTACGTGGTGAAAGCGCGGCGGGGCATCCCCTACCCGACGGGGTTCGCCTCCCTCGCGGCCGAACGCGTCTTCGACCTCCTCACCATCGCGGGGATGGCGGGAGTCGTCCTCGTCGGCTACACCGCGACCGGACAGACCGCCGAACTGGCTGAGACGCTCGTCGGCGCGGAGGGCGCGGGGCGCGTCGCCGTCGTCGTCGCGACGCTCGTCGGTCTGGCCGCCGTCGCCGCCGTCGCCGTCATCGCCCTCACCGCGCGGTCGGACAACAACTTCGCGGGGACCCTCGTCCGCCGGGCGAGTTCCGACTCCTACGCGGAGTACGTCGCGGGCGTCGTCGAACGGTTCGCGGGCGACCTCCAGACCGTCGCGGGGACGCGCCGCGGGTTCGCCCGCGTCGGCGCGTCGAGCGTCGTCATCTGGACGCTCGACGTCATCACGGCGGTCATCATCCTGGCGGCGTTCGACCCGGGACTCGGCCTCGTCGAACTCCTCGCGGTCGGCTTCTTCGCCGTCAGCGTCGGCAACCTCGCGAAAGTGCTTCCCCTCTCGCCGGGCGGCGTCGGCCTCTACGAGGGCGCGTTCACCCTCCTCGTCATCGGCCTCACCCCGGTGGGCTACCCCATCGCCATCGGCGCGGCGGTTCTCGACCACGCCGTGAAGAACGTCGTCACCATCATCGGCGGGTACGCCTCGATGATCGGTCTGAACGTCTCGCTGACGACCGCAGTGGAGGAGACGCGCGACGTGAAAGACTCCCCGGAGGCCGCGGCGAAACTCGACGACGACTAA
- a CDS encoding NfeD family protein — MLWSSLSLLQFSIGPEALPLLLVTAGLGLTLAEAFAPGAHFIVLGIALLAAGLVGLVLGPLAGPVVLGVLVLVFGALSLYGYRELDIYGGKGTGQTSDSTSLRGKTGRVTERVTPTGGEIKLLEGGGFNPYYAARSVSGEMDEGTEVIIVDPGGGNVVTVESLEAPQDEIDRELARGRARTERDAGVESETERT, encoded by the coding sequence ATGCTCTGGTCGTCGCTCTCGCTGTTGCAGTTCTCCATCGGGCCGGAGGCGTTGCCGCTTCTCCTCGTCACGGCCGGATTGGGTCTCACCCTCGCCGAGGCGTTCGCGCCGGGCGCGCACTTCATCGTCCTCGGCATCGCCCTCCTGGCGGCCGGCCTCGTCGGACTCGTCCTCGGACCCCTCGCGGGCCCCGTCGTCCTCGGCGTCCTCGTCCTCGTCTTCGGAGCGTTGTCGCTGTACGGCTACCGCGAACTGGACATCTACGGCGGGAAGGGAACCGGCCAGACGTCGGACTCGACGTCGCTCCGCGGGAAGACTGGCCGCGTGACCGAACGCGTGACGCCGACCGGCGGCGAGATAAAACTGCTCGAAGGCGGCGGGTTCAACCCGTACTACGCCGCGCGCTCGGTGAGCGGAGAGATGGACGAGGGCACTGAGGTCATCATCGTAGACCCCGGCGGGGGCAACGTCGTCACGGTCGAATCGCTCGAAGCGCCGCAAGACGAGATAGACCGCGAACTCGCGCGGGGGCGCGCCCGCACCGAACGCGACGCGGGCGTCGAGTCGGAAACCGAACGCACCTGA
- a CDS encoding restriction endonuclease: MIPELEPEDFVSFLGDLWGERGWDTTVQERANGTYFIIGERGDGRRGVLFVFPTTESHVSGQHLRRFVTLCGKKGVDVAVVATQGAYADEARKIADAKGIHLLDRSTLEGTVEEGGFHDVLREYTGGGPLDPILAKLRALGLPVPETLPVELPFDPAKMQARVRSKLGGYSDGSDDSDADGPPPDDEGDGGGRLDALPVSPRTLLPVVVAAVLLVVAGSAMGALTVPGIGGGGSGSDTAVSAVSTAGANAALDIRWNAKTTDSITVNGTAYDAPENQTFVVVRMNVTSLSDSPEQLSQKQLALEVAGDRYGHQPLRNTTGFPAGGLFAPGETREVWTVFAVPADAESGTLLVRSGEDVPGVRFTRDTSVSAEATEL, translated from the coding sequence GTGATTCCCGAACTGGAACCGGAGGACTTCGTGTCGTTCCTCGGCGACCTCTGGGGCGAACGCGGGTGGGACACGACGGTGCAGGAGCGAGCGAACGGGACGTACTTCATCATCGGCGAACGCGGCGACGGCAGGCGGGGCGTCCTCTTCGTCTTCCCGACGACCGAATCGCACGTCTCCGGCCAGCACCTCCGCCGGTTCGTGACGCTCTGCGGGAAGAAGGGCGTCGACGTGGCCGTCGTCGCCACGCAAGGCGCGTACGCCGACGAGGCGCGAAAGATAGCCGACGCGAAGGGCATCCACCTCCTCGATCGGTCCACCCTCGAAGGCACCGTCGAGGAGGGCGGCTTCCACGACGTCCTCCGGGAGTACACCGGTGGCGGCCCGTTGGACCCGATTCTGGCGAAACTCAGGGCGCTCGGACTGCCCGTGCCCGAGACGCTTCCCGTCGAGTTGCCGTTCGACCCGGCGAAGATGCAGGCGCGGGTTCGGAGCAAACTGGGCGGCTACAGCGACGGATCCGACGACTCGGACGCCGACGGGCCGCCCCCGGACGACGAGGGGGACGGCGGCGGGCGACTGGACGCGCTTCCGGTGTCGCCGCGGACGCTCCTCCCCGTCGTCGTCGCGGCGGTGCTTCTGGTCGTCGCCGGGTCGGCCATGGGAGCGCTCACCGTCCCCGGGATAGGCGGCGGCGGTAGCGGTTCGGACACGGCGGTTTCGGCCGTCTCGACTGCCGGTGCGAACGCGGCCCTCGATATCCGCTGGAACGCGAAGACGACGGACAGCATCACCGTGAACGGGACGGCGTACGACGCGCCGGAGAACCAGACGTTCGTCGTCGTCCGGATGAACGTGACGAGCCTCTCCGACTCGCCCGAACAACTGTCCCAAAAGCAGTTGGCGCTCGAGGTGGCGGGCGACCGGTACGGCCACCAACCGCTCCGGAACACCACCGGCTTCCCTGCGGGGGGCCTGTTCGCGCCGGGCGAGACGCGGGAGGTGTGGACGGTGTTCGCCGTCCCCGCCGACGCCGAGAGCGGAACCCTCCTCGTCCGGTCGGGCGAGGACGTCCCGGGCGTGCGGTTCACGAGAGACACCTCCGTCTCCGCCGAAGCGACCGAACTGTGA
- the yjjX gene encoding inosine/xanthosine triphosphatase: MRVAVGSGNPVKRDATERAFEAATVESESVPSGVSEQPTGHAETRTGAGNRAVAALDAGAYDFGVGIEGGVASFEGSEDLFLVMWAAVTDGETTGYGAGPSLRLPDRIADRVRDGEELGPVMDDVLGTEDVAKKQGAAGAFTGGRMSRTDALQSAVTAALGPFVSELYR, encoded by the coding sequence ATGCGAGTCGCAGTCGGGAGCGGAAACCCGGTGAAACGTGACGCGACGGAACGCGCCTTCGAGGCGGCGACTGTTGAGTCCGAATCCGTACCCTCGGGCGTCTCGGAGCAACCGACGGGGCACGCGGAGACGCGAACCGGCGCGGGGAACCGCGCCGTCGCCGCCCTCGACGCGGGCGCGTACGACTTCGGCGTCGGCATCGAGGGCGGGGTGGCCTCCTTCGAGGGGTCCGAGGACCTCTTTTTGGTGATGTGGGCGGCCGTCACCGACGGCGAGACGACGGGGTACGGCGCGGGGCCGAGCCTCCGCCTCCCCGACCGAATCGCAGACAGGGTGCGAGACGGCGAGGAACTCGGCCCGGTGATGGACGACGTTCTCGGGACCGAAGACGTGGCGAAAAAGCAGGGCGCGGCCGGCGCGTTCACCGGCGGTCGGATGTCCCGGACGGACGCCCTCCAGTCGGCCGTGACGGCGGCCCTCGGGCCGTTCGTGAGCGAGTTGTATCGGTAG
- a CDS encoding type I 3-dehydroquinate dehydratase: MDLSFDSFVLAAATADLSDAADPRVGEHADAVEFRMDLADSDPESALGAYDGDVPLVATNRASWEGGDCDDDDEDRLATLERAAERDAVAAVDIELDSLLTPRGATAADRVREAGASVVASFHDFEGTPAASELRETLHEAATVGDVGKVAVTATDDHDALRLLEATNAATTWGDTVATMAMGEAGRHTRAVAPVYGSKIGYAPVRPAEATAPGQYDLETLSRLVGDLERNPDT; the protein is encoded by the coding sequence ATGGACCTCTCGTTCGACTCGTTCGTGCTGGCCGCGGCGACGGCCGACCTCTCGGACGCCGCGGACCCCCGCGTCGGCGAACACGCAGACGCCGTGGAGTTCCGGATGGATCTGGCGGATTCGGACCCCGAGTCGGCCCTCGGCGCCTACGACGGCGACGTTCCCCTCGTCGCGACGAACCGCGCCTCGTGGGAGGGCGGCGACTGCGACGACGACGACGAGGACCGGTTGGCGACGCTCGAACGGGCGGCCGAACGGGACGCGGTGGCGGCCGTCGATATCGAACTCGACAGCCTCCTCACCCCCCGGGGCGCGACGGCGGCCGACCGAGTTCGGGAGGCGGGCGCGTCCGTCGTCGCCTCGTTCCACGACTTCGAGGGGACGCCCGCCGCCTCCGAACTCCGCGAGACGCTCCACGAGGCGGCGACGGTCGGCGACGTGGGGAAAGTCGCGGTGACGGCGACGGACGACCACGACGCCCTCCGACTCCTCGAAGCGACGAACGCCGCGACGACGTGGGGCGACACCGTCGCGACGATGGCGATGGGCGAGGCGGGAAGACACACGCGCGCCGTCGCGCCCGTCTACGGGTCGAAGATCGGATACGCCCCCGTCCGACCGGCGGAGGCCACCGCGCCCGGCCAGTACGACTTGGAGACGCTTTCTCGACTCGTCGGCGACCTCGAAAGAAATCCGGACACTTAA
- a CDS encoding DUF7282 domain-containing protein, which produces MRRTHILATVVAAILVVAAVPVPADALTTASGSNDATVYAAADASGSFPDGNVTVTRGDRVTFSVSHSAPANVTIGGPDYGYHLRVRLGGSGTDEITIDTYATTSGDPDTYVTGGDATLVEPANGLDEPLEPGNYLMRVNVDGVERDIATLTVEPRTGMSAQTLVAPGEFDTTSVDTSEEGNANVGPLTDIASARETVAKGDYVVVKIEESGLETALNASDLSGGEAANGVKLNFTQTAPGPNRDPTSYLAHGTGGGAKEANVTVYPAFESDQVYVLWDTSNVSLSRQSERNRYEARLTLTKRNTLVEEETVVATTPVQLVRPTMSLAPETDHVHLPWENGSYAVSGRTNLAPGTTLEVRMRSPDPNAFLQIQPATVDENGRFGAAFNLGDVSRGANATMWVRDHYLQTMQEVAIVAPDPSVTIHDQSPGDDPELTVARVEVPDGGFVKLVDEDGAAVGRSNYLEPGRHENVSASLSMPLYDSQTIRAELVADRNGDGAYDAENDTAYRRNDSVVNDTAYVEFPAAPTETATPTPEPTATPTPEPTTTQYPILTQTPLDPSEASKSSIPLPIPVTLTALLAAALLLARRRET; this is translated from the coding sequence ATGAGACGCACACATATACTCGCGACGGTGGTGGCGGCGATACTCGTCGTCGCCGCGGTTCCCGTCCCAGCAGACGCCCTCACGACAGCCTCCGGTTCGAACGACGCCACCGTCTACGCCGCCGCCGACGCCTCCGGTTCGTTCCCGGACGGCAACGTGACGGTCACTCGCGGCGACAGAGTGACGTTCAGCGTCAGTCACTCGGCCCCCGCGAACGTGACCATCGGCGGTCCCGACTACGGCTATCACCTCCGCGTCCGACTCGGTGGCTCCGGCACCGACGAGATTACCATCGACACGTACGCGACGACGAGCGGTGACCCCGACACGTACGTCACGGGCGGCGACGCCACGTTGGTAGAGCCGGCGAACGGTCTCGACGAACCGCTCGAACCCGGCAACTACCTCATGCGCGTCAACGTGGACGGCGTCGAACGCGACATCGCGACGCTGACAGTCGAACCGCGCACGGGGATGAGCGCACAGACGCTCGTCGCCCCCGGCGAGTTCGACACCACGTCCGTCGACACGAGCGAGGAGGGGAACGCGAACGTCGGTCCCCTCACCGACATCGCCTCGGCGAGAGAAACAGTCGCGAAGGGCGACTACGTAGTGGTGAAAATCGAAGAGAGCGGATTGGAGACGGCGCTCAACGCCAGCGACCTGAGCGGCGGTGAGGCGGCCAACGGCGTGAAGCTGAACTTCACGCAGACGGCCCCCGGTCCGAACCGCGACCCCACGTCGTACCTCGCGCACGGAACGGGCGGCGGAGCGAAGGAGGCGAACGTGACCGTCTACCCGGCGTTCGAGAGCGACCAGGTGTACGTCCTGTGGGACACCTCGAACGTCTCGCTCTCGCGGCAGTCCGAGCGCAACCGATACGAGGCCCGACTCACGCTGACGAAGCGGAACACGCTGGTAGAGGAGGAGACGGTGGTGGCGACGACGCCCGTCCAGTTGGTCCGCCCGACGATGAGTCTCGCCCCCGAGACGGACCACGTCCACCTCCCGTGGGAGAACGGGTCGTACGCCGTCTCCGGGCGAACGAACCTCGCGCCGGGCACGACGCTCGAAGTGCGGATGCGGTCGCCCGACCCGAACGCCTTCCTCCAGATTCAGCCGGCGACGGTCGACGAAAACGGACGGTTCGGGGCGGCGTTCAACCTCGGCGACGTCTCCCGGGGCGCGAACGCGACGATGTGGGTGCGCGACCACTACCTGCAGACGATGCAGGAGGTGGCGATAGTCGCCCCCGACCCGAGCGTCACCATACACGACCAAAGCCCCGGCGACGACCCCGAACTGACCGTCGCGCGCGTCGAAGTGCCCGACGGCGGGTTCGTCAAACTCGTCGACGAGGACGGCGCCGCCGTCGGGCGGTCGAACTACCTCGAACCGGGCCGCCACGAGAACGTCTCGGCGTCGCTTTCGATGCCTCTGTACGACTCTCAGACGATACGCGCCGAACTCGTCGCCGACCGGAACGGCGACGGCGCGTACGACGCCGAAAACGACACCGCGTACCGCCGAAACGACTCCGTCGTGAACGACACCGCGTACGTCGAGTTCCCCGCGGCACCGACCGAAACCGCGACGCCGACGCCGGAACCGACTGCGACGCCGACGCCGGAACCGACGACGACGCAGTACCCGATTCTGACGCAGACGCCGTTGGACCCCTCGGAGGCGTCGAAGTCGAGCATCCCGCTTCCGATACCCGTCACTCTGACCGCACTCCTCGCGGCGGCACTCCTCCTCGCCCGACGGAGGGAGACCTGA
- a CDS encoding winged helix-turn-helix transcriptional regulator, with amino-acid sequence MEENGVDEEKRATLRRFAALGAATPLVGFGDDESESESGESGSDARDAIVGYVAATPGAHFSKVRDDLKLGTGETQYHLRHLLEEGVVESRRDGDYKRFFPTGRFEEFEQVSLGYLRRSTPRGMLVELLRDPDATGSDLADRLDVSRATVSTYARELDEAGLLSREDGYAVRRPETVITLLIRYADSFGSDAAAFADDASRFIRFDP; translated from the coding sequence ATGGAAGAAAACGGGGTAGACGAAGAAAAACGGGCCACGCTGCGGCGGTTCGCCGCACTCGGGGCCGCAACGCCGCTCGTGGGGTTCGGCGACGACGAGAGCGAGAGCGAATCGGGGGAGTCCGGAAGCGACGCGCGCGACGCGATCGTGGGGTACGTGGCCGCGACGCCGGGAGCGCACTTCTCGAAGGTACGCGACGACCTGAAGCTAGGGACGGGAGAGACGCAGTACCACCTGCGACACCTCCTCGAAGAGGGCGTCGTCGAGTCGCGCCGCGACGGGGACTACAAGCGGTTCTTCCCGACGGGCCGGTTCGAGGAGTTCGAGCAGGTGTCGTTGGGCTACCTGCGCCGTTCGACGCCGCGCGGGATGCTCGTCGAACTGCTCCGGGACCCGGACGCCACCGGGTCCGACCTCGCGGACCGACTCGACGTCTCGCGCGCGACGGTGAGCACCTACGCGCGCGAACTCGACGAGGCGGGACTGCTCTCCCGCGAGGACGGGTACGCCGTGCGCCGCCCGGAGACGGTCATCACGCTGTTGATCCGCTACGCGGACTCGTTCGGTTCCGACGCCGCCGCCTTCGCCGACGACGCCTCGCGGTTCATCCGCTTCGACCCGTAG
- a CDS encoding DUF7123 family protein has product MSTTASAATTDLSEKQRRILRYLESNAPEQMYFKSRLIAEDLGLSAKEVGANMRALLSDEFDITVEKWGYSSGTTWKVTV; this is encoded by the coding sequence ATGAGCACCACCGCCTCTGCCGCGACGACCGACCTCAGCGAGAAACAGCGTCGTATCCTTCGGTACCTCGAATCGAACGCGCCCGAACAGATGTACTTCAAGTCCCGCCTCATCGCGGAGGACCTCGGCCTCTCCGCGAAGGAAGTCGGCGCGAACATGCGAGCGCTCCTGTCGGACGAGTTCGACATCACCGTCGAGAAGTGGGGGTACTCCTCCGGCACGACGTGGAAAGTGACCGTCTAA